The genomic window CTCATGCCAGCGTGCGTGGCAAAAACTGAATATCGCCGAAGGGAGCTGGTATGCTCGCAAGTCAGGACGCATTGAAGCGCATCGTCAGGTGCGTGGCTGTTTGCTTGGCCGTTTGCCTGCTCTCCGCCTGTGCCTTCCACACCGGCATCTGCGGCACAGACCCGAAAGGCAAGCTCACCTACTACATCGCCTCGATCCGCGAGAAGAAGATCCAGGGCAACTGGGGCGAACGCACCCAATGGGTCCAACGCCAAGAGACCGCCGACGGGCGTTGGGCGCTGGAGACAGTGGAGTTGGGGGGGAGTGACGAAGGACTTGCGGATGCCAAAGTGGTCGATTCCACGGGCTCCTCCGTGTGGGAGGGGCGTGTCGGGAGTGAGGCCCATCTGTCGCCACTCGCACCCGCATTCGCGGCAACGTCAAGTGAACTCGGCGGCCTCGAGATCTACAATCCAGAAGTCGGCCCCGGGCCGCTTTTCAGTGTGCCGCCCCCCGCAGAAGTGGCGATAAGTTTCTCTCGTGACGGTAGCGTTTTTGGGATCAGGACGGAAAGTGCCATCACGACGGTGTCCCTGCGAGGGGAAGCGCTGCATCGGATTGCCGTGCCAGAGTCGCTTCACACGCTGAGCATGGCTGTGGCGGATCATGGGCGGTACGTCGTGTTTGGAGGATGCGACCCGGGTGTCCCCGTTCGAGCGGCCTCGTCCACCCCCGCGCCGGATACAGGGGACTTTCCGTTCAAGGTCAAGCACATAGAACCAGTTACTCGGCCGGGAGATACCCTGCGTGGTATGTCGCAAGGATCAGGCGCGAGTGAACCACCACCTGACTACAGACCCATGGCGGTCACGTGGTCCAACCCACGCATCGTACTGCTGGATACAATAGGTGGAATCGTCGACCAAATCCCTCTGTCTGGCCGGGCCATGCCTCGCAGGGTAGCTCTGTCCGCGGGCAAGTCCCCCGATGTGGCCGCATTGGGCGATGACAATCTCTCGCTTTGGAGCTTGACGGGGAAGCCCATCTGGGAGGACTCCACGACCTTTAGCGGAGCTTCCTGGGTCAATGTGGCTGTGCTCTACGTTCTCCCCTCTCATCGCCTGTTGGCGGTCACACGGCGTACGGAGGGGGGCGCTACGCTGTCCGTGTGGGGAAGTGATGGCCTGCTGGAAAGCCAGTCCCCTCTACCTGAGGAAGTTGATGTCTCGAGAGGCTGCTCGCTCCTTCCGGGAGCCGACGAAACAACGGTCATATTGCAGACAGGAACAGAGGCCGTGACCTTGCGGCTGACAATGGCGCCGCGTTGACCACTTCAGGTCATGCACGCTGAAGGAGATTTCGGATATGACGATACCGGTTTGGCCTTGCCGTGTCCTCATCCCGTTGGCCTTTTGCGCCGTGGTCGTGGCGAAGAGCGAAGCAGGGGCCCCCGGAGTGACCAGCATGTGCACTCTGGACCCTTATGCCTGGTTCTACGAGCACAGGTGGCCAACCGAGGACCCTTTGCTGGACCACCTCGGATGTGGCATCACTCAGCCCGTTGTATCGGCGACCCACGGGGAATACCGCACCAACCACTTCCACGGCGGCGTCGACATCGCTGTTCCGGCCGACAGTCCTATATATTGCCCTATGCAGCCCGTCTTCATCGACGCAGTCGGCACTGATTGGATCCGCGTGAAAGTGCTTCCCACCGACGGCTCCATGGCTGTGTTCCGATTCGTTCATGTCGTCCCCGATCGTCGGCGGGTGGCTGGTGCGGCTCCCGCTCTCGTATGTGTTCGGGTATACGCTGGGATACGGCCTGGTGGGCGTTTGGTGGACGATGCTGGCCGACTGGGTGGTGCGCGGGGTCATGGTCTCGATCAAGTTCCGCTTCTTGCGGTTCCGATTGGCCGAACAGGTCTCTGTCCCACCGAAACCGGCATCGGGCTCTGACACGCGCGACCTCGCGGGATGAGTGCGCGGTCGACCGACACGCACCGATATGACTCGCCACCTCTCCTGCTGATTCTGGGTATCTGTTGTGCCACGGGTCTTCAGACCCGTGGGGTTCGTTTCACGCACGGCCTGTTTCGTGATGCAGGGGCGGTTCGTGAACGGCTCGACTGACTCGCCGGAGTCCCTCCGACAACTCGGTTCACAGTATTGAATTCCTCTTGACAACGGATCGGTCACCCGGCATTGTACGGCCGCGTGCGTGGCAAAAACTGAATATCGCCGAAGGGAGCGTGTATGCTCACAACTGAGGCCGGAAAGGCAGTTGCTATGAAAGGGGCCATGGTCGGGATTGCCGCCTGCCTGTTGACCGCCTGTGCCTTCCAAACCGGCATCTGCGGCACACACCCGAAAGGCAAGCTCACCTACTACATCGCGTCGATCCGCGAGAAGAAGATCCAGGGGAACTGGGGCGAGCGCGCCCAATGGGTCCAACGCCAGGAGACCGCCGACGGGCGTTGGGCGCTGGAGACGGTTGGCGTCAACGAAGAGAAGGCGGAAGACACCTATGACGCCAAGTTCCTGGATTCCTCGGGCGCCGTGATTTGGGAGGGGCGCTACAGCTATAGCGCCACTCTGTCTCCCGTGGCGCCGGCCTTCGCCACGTTCTATTGCGGAGGGCCGGGGCTGCAGATCTACAACATGGACGTCGGGCTCACGCCCGTCTTCACCGCTCCTGAGGCCGCACTTGGGGGTGTCCTCCTGTCGCGTGACGGGTCGGTTTTCGGCTTCACCGACGTGGCTGGTTTCGCATTGGTGTCGGTGCGAGGCGAACTGCTGGGCCACATAAGATTCCCAGATTCGTTTGCAGGCATCAGCATCGCAATCGCGGACAGCGGCCGATATGTCGCCTTCGGCGGCACAGATCCCTGGGTACCGGCTCCGGCTTCCGCAGTCCCCGTCCCCGCTGATTCGTTCCCCGCACCCCGCCGCTTGATGGTCCCCACAGGGCCGGATGGCCGCCCGATGCAGGACCGACGCGACTCCATTCCGAATCCCGTCCCGATGGTGTCGGCAGTTCCGATGACTTGGGCGAACTCTCGTGTCGTTGTCCTCGACCGGACGGGAAAGGTCGCGGGCACGATTCACCTTGGACGCTGGCTCCCATATTGCGTCACGTTTTCGAACGGTGATCCTCCCCTCGTGACGATCTCGCGTGGACGACGCATCTCAATGTGGGACTTCGCGGGCCACCGGATTTGGGAGGATTCCCTCACGCTGGAGAGGATGGGGTGCTGGTTAGGCGAGGGAATCAAGGTTACGGAAACGGGGTGCGCTATCGCTGTGATTGTGGGGCCAGAGGATGATGCGAACCTCCTTGTCTGGACCAAAGAGGGCGCTTTGCGGCCTCCGCTTGCGCTGCCAAGCCTGCCACGCCCCACCGGGGCATACGCCCTTGCGCCTGTGGCGCGTGATTCGAGCATCGTCATTCAAACAGAACACATGGCCATGACCGTTCGCGAGAGTTCGAGGGGGAATTGAATCTGCCGTGCCACACAGGGGTGCCATAATGCCGATTCCATGTCTGGGCAAGAGGCTCAAGTTCATCGCCCGTCTTGTGGCATTACTACTGACGTCGAATCGCACGGGGAACTCGGCCCCCACGGTCGTGTGCGTAGCCGATCCCAACCCCACCTACTACGTTACACATCGGTGGCCGACTGAGCAACCGTCAGGCACCATTGGATGCGGTTCCTTTCAGCCCATTGTCACGTCATTGCTTGGGGAGTTCAGGGAATCTCCTGACCACTTCCACGGAGGGGTGGACATTGCCTGGCCCGCAAATTGGCCGATCTACTCTCCGGTCCACGGCTCCAACGTCTACGTCGACGCCGTCTCCTCTGCCGATAACTGGCTACGCACGAAGATCCTGTTTCCCGACGGAACAATCGCGGTCTATCGATACGTACACATAATGAATATCCAGGTTTTCCCGAATGACCGGCTCGTGTGGAATCCAAGTGCTTCTGCGCCGTACTATGACGCATACGGGCAGCGATGCTTCCCTGTGCATCTTCCGATGTGTCGCGTCCAAGATCTCGCTCACGACCATCTCCACTTCGAGGAAATCTGGTACGACCTCTACTACAAGCAATGGTTCCGTGTGAATCCGTTGATGTCCCTCTGCCCATGGCAGGACAACGACAACCCCGTGATCGAGAGCATAGTGCCCTATGAGGAGTACGGCGTTCCGATCGAGACCGGTGGGGACGGTTCCTACGATTTCCCCTGGATCGTTCCCGGCAACTTTGACCTGCGCGTCCACGCGCATGACGTACTTCCGTCTTGGAGCGGTCACAAGGCCGGGATCCTGTGGATGACTCTGGATGTCAGAGACGAGTGGAGTTGGAATCCGGTCCTGTTGGACATCTTTGGCTTCTACTTCTTCTACCTCTCAGGTGAGCAAACGCACACTGAGAGCCAGAACGCAGCCGGGTTAAGCAACCTGTACGACGTCTACACATCCACCCAGTCCGATTACTACTATTGGGCAACCAACTACTTTCGTTGTGTGGACCCCGCAGCCGACTGGGCGATCATGGCCAGCGACCTCGATCTTGACAAGAAATACTCCATTACGATTGGGTGTTACGATTACGACGGAAACTCGACGACACGAACTGTCTGGGTCCAACGGTATTGGCAGTCATGGCCTGCGCCCGATTGCGGCGCCATCACTTCGAACTGTCAGGGTTACAGCATCGGAGACATCAACCTCAACCACGTCTGCTACGAAATCGGTGACTTCATCAAGCTCCAGAATTACCTCATCTACGGCCCCGGGGTGTTCAAGCCTGGCCTTGAGGACTGTGCACTCTCAAACTCAGACATCAACTGCGATGGCCAACCTGGAACCGCGGCCGACTTATGGTTCCTGCTGTCCATTGTCACTGGTGATGAATTGCCACCGGTAGGCCCGAAGCTCTCCCCCTACACCCACAGCGCGGAAGTCACATCCAAGGTCGAAAGCGACATGCTGCGCGTCTCCATCACCTCCCCCGTCGATCTCGGAGCGGCGCTGTTTGTCTTTCGTGGCGACAATCTCCCGACGCGCAAGCCGGTTCTCGCCGTCGGCAACGATGGGATGCAAATCCGCTCGGCGGTTCATGATGGCGAATTCCGCGTCCTGATCTCTCCCAACATCGTCCGTCCCGGCACGATCGCCGCCGGAACGCACGAAGTCTTCACTGTTCCGCTCACCGGCACGCAGGAGTTGAAGTTGACTGAAGTTCAACTGTCCGACACCCATGGTGCGACGGTGTCGGCCAATCTCCCCGGCGTCGCGCCACCCAAAGACTTTGCCGTCCTCCAGAATTACCCGAACCCCTTCAATGCTGGGACCGTGATTCCCCTCGACCTGAAACAGCCATCGGACTGGTCGGTGGTGATCTACAATGTCCTCGGGCAGGCGGTGCGTGCGCTCTCCGGCATCGGCGATCCCGGACGGGTCAACGTCACTTGGGATGGCCGCGACCGTAATGGGATCGCGGTTCCCTCCGGCGTCTACTTCTACCGCGCCAGCGTCGGCGACTATGCCGCCGCCCGCGAGATGGTTGTGCTCCGATAGGCCGGGTCCTGCCTGCAACCTCGACAGTCCAGCATGAAACCGCTTGACAGCCCGGTGAAATGCTGCAATTTGGGTTTGTTGTGCCTGCCGTTGTGCAGTCTTGGTCGTGTTGAACAGAGTTCGCAAGCCGGGCAATCTCGCGGGGATTTGTGATCCCCAAGTGTTCCGTATGGTCGCACTTTAAAGCCGCAGGAGACTTCTGGCAAGGAGTAACGGACCGGGAGGGCTCTCGCCGGCCCCGGCAGGACCCCAAAACGGAGGTGTCGATGACCGATCGGATTCGCGCTGTGTTGGGTATTCCCTGAAGTCCGTGGGTTGAGTCCCATCTCCGCACACGCGGGGCATGGGGAGAAGGTGTTTATCCAGACCTATCGAAGGAGCCCTTACCGTGCCAAGAAACCTCTTTGGTTCACGCCTCTTCGCCGCCGTTGTCGTGTTGGTGGCGGCCTCGGCGCTGTTGTGGGTCGGTTGCTCGACCGATCAGTCCTCGATCACCGCCCCCACCGATAACATCACCCTGCTCAAGCTGCGTCCGGATCAGGAGTTGAACATCGTCCGCGCGGTCGGCATTCAGAACAAACACACCGACCGGCTTCTGGATCTGGACGGTGTGGTCGCCACCGCGGTCGGAATCGGAACCGATGGCAACCTGGCGGTGAAGGTCTACACCAAACACGCCGGTGTGTCCGGAATCCCGTCCACGCTCGACGGCCTCCCGGTCGAAATCGAGGAATCCGGCGAATTCCGCGCCTTCGCCCTGACCGGGCGCTATCGTCCGGTCCCAATCGGCGTCTCGACCGGCAACGCCAACGAGTGCGTGGCCGGAACCATCGGCTGCGTGGTGTACAAGGGCGGCCAGAAGTACATGTTGAGCAACAACCATGTCCTAGCACGCGAGAATGCGGCGTCGATCGGGGAGGACATTTACCAGCCCGGCCGCTACGATGCCAAGCCGATCTGCACCAACAAGCCCGCCGACAAGGTCGCCGACCTCTCCGATTTCGAGCCGATCAAGTTCGGCGGCGCCAACAACACCATGGATGCGGCCATCGCGCTCTACTCCATCTCCGATGTGACCTGCGCAACCCCGTCGGCGTACTATGGCTTCCCCAGCGCGACCGTCGTTTCACCCACAGTCGGCCTGGCGATCAAGAAAGTCGGCCGCACGACCTCGCTGACCTCCGGAACGATCACCGCGATCAACTGGACGGGAAATGTCGGATATTCCGGCGGCACCGCCAAGTTCGTGGGCCAGTTTGTGACCTCAAAGAAGATGTCCAAATCGGGCGACTCCGGCTCGTTGGTTGTGACCAGCTCGGGGAACAACCCGGTGGGTCTCCTGTTTGCCGGGACCAGAGACGGAACCAGCATCTGCTCCCCGATCGGCCCGATCCTGCAGCGCTTCAATGCCACGATCTGCAGCAATTGAGCCGACCGCCCCGAACTCCGAGAAGCGGGAATTCGACCGGATTCCCGCTTTTCTATTGGAGATCACCGTGGTAATCTGACCATGACAAACACGGAGGATCGGCCGACATGGGCTCAGTCCGAATCTACCTGCTGATGTTGACTGTGGGCTGTATCTTGGCGATGATGGGGAGGTGTGTCCCCGAAGAAAGCGAACGCGCCCAGACCGCCATGCCCAAGCCGACCATTGAGGAAGTCCTAGCGCAGCACGCCGATGTCTGGCTGACACTTCCCGGCGTGGTCGGCACGGCCATGGGCGCGCAGGACGATCAATCGTGCATCATGATCTACATGGCGCAGCGCAACGACAGCACGCAGCAGAAGATTGTCTCTGAGGCCTCCGGGTATCCCGTCGTCTTCGAAGTCTCCGGTGAATTCAAAGCCCTGGACAGCCGCTGACCAAGGTGACACCTGTGTGCTCGTGGCCCATCGTCGGGCGTAACACGCCATCCGACAGACAGTTGCGGCGATCGAGCGACTGTGGGGATCGGGCGTCAAAGTGATAAGAACAGCTGTCTTTGCGCGCGGTATTAGATAGTAGCTTGAGTATATTCGTAGCTTCTGTGGGGCGCTCGCACAAGTGAGCGTCCCGACTTCATGAATGACGAACCGGCGAAATCCGATCTGTCACGATTGCGAATCCGTCGTGATGATCCGACGACTCCACAGACAGCCCCTGCGCGCCGTGGACGATCGCGGTGGCTCTGGTTGATCATCCTCGCGGCCGCCGTGGCTGTCGTGGCCGTGTTCTGGGTCACGCGCCGATCGGCCGTCGAGGTTCAGACGACGACGGTCTCGCGCCTGGCTCCGGCATCGGCTCAATCGCTTCTCACGGCGACCGGATATGTGGTGGCTCAGCGCAAGGCCGCCGTGGCCTCCAAGGGGACCGGGCGGCTGGAGCGGCTCAATGTAGTCGAGGGGGACCAGGTCAAGGCCGGTCAGGTCATCGCACAGTTGGAAGCAACGGATGTGACCGCCTCGCTGGCGGCGGCACGCGCCGGAGTCAATGAAGCCCGGGCCAATCTCGAACAGGCGCAGGCGGTCGAACACGAGGCCAGACTGAACTTCGAACGCGTCCAAGAGCTGTACACAAAGAACCTGGTGGCGCAGTCGGACTTCGACAATGCACAGGCGCGGTTCGAGACCGCCAAAGCCGGAGTCGCCGCCGCGCAGGCCGCGATAGCATCCGCGCAGGCCGCGGCCGATTATGCGGCGGTGCAGGTTGAGAACACGTACATCCGCGCGCCCTTCGATGGCACTGTGCTGTCGAAGCACGCCGACGTCGGCGAAGTGGTCGCGCCCTTCGCCTCATCGGCGTCCTCGCGCGGGGCGGTTGTCACCCTCGCGGACATGACGTCGTTGCAGGTGGAGGCCGACGTCTCGGAGTCGAACATTCGACAAATCACCCTCGGGCAACCCTGCTTGATCACGCTCGATGCCCTCCCCGCCGAGCCGTACCGGGGACGGGTGGAGAAGATCGTCCCGACTGCCGACCGCTCCAAGGCGACCGTGCTGACGAAGATCGCCTTTGATCAGATCGACGGGCGCGTATTGCCGGAGATGAGCGCCAAGGTGAATTTCCTGCCCGCCCGTTCTTCCGCTGAGGAGGTGTCGACGACCACGGTGCTGGCCGTACCCCGGGCCGCCGTCGTTCAGCGGGGAAACCGTTCGGTTGTGTTCACAGTCCGCGGCGGGCAGGCCTTTGCGGCGGCGGTTGAGACAGGGCAAATGTTCGGGGGCACGCTGGAAATCAGAAGCGGCGTGAACGCCGGGGATGTTATCGTGGCGACCGTCCCGGAGAAGCTGCAGGACGGTGATCGGGTGACAATCAAACAGTGAGGCGGGGATAGGCGGATATGGCTGAGCCCATTGTCGAGGTCAAAGACGTACGCAAGAGTTACTATCGAGACAAAGTCGAAGTCCCGGTCCTGACCCAGTTGTCACTGACCGTGCCCGAAGGGGAATTCGTCG from Candidatus Zixiibacteriota bacterium includes these protein-coding regions:
- a CDS encoding efflux RND transporter periplasmic adaptor subunit, with the protein product MNDEPAKSDLSRLRIRRDDPTTPQTAPARRGRSRWLWLIILAAAVAVVAVFWVTRRSAVEVQTTTVSRLAPASAQSLLTATGYVVAQRKAAVASKGTGRLERLNVVEGDQVKAGQVIAQLEATDVTASLAAARAGVNEARANLEQAQAVEHEARLNFERVQELYTKNLVAQSDFDNAQARFETAKAGVAAAQAAIASAQAAADYAAVQVENTYIRAPFDGTVLSKHADVGEVVAPFASSASSRGAVVTLADMTSLQVEADVSESNIRQITLGQPCLITLDALPAEPYRGRVEKIVPTADRSKATVLTKIAFDQIDGRVLPEMSAKVNFLPARSSAEEVSTTTVLAVPRAAVVQRGNRSVVFTVRGGQAFAAAVETGQMFGGTLEIRSGVNAGDVIVATVPEKLQDGDRVTIKQ
- a CDS encoding T9SS type A sorting domain-containing protein → MPIPCLGKRLKFIARLVALLLTSNRTGNSAPTVVCVADPNPTYYVTHRWPTEQPSGTIGCGSFQPIVTSLLGEFRESPDHFHGGVDIAWPANWPIYSPVHGSNVYVDAVSSADNWLRTKILFPDGTIAVYRYVHIMNIQVFPNDRLVWNPSASAPYYDAYGQRCFPVHLPMCRVQDLAHDHLHFEEIWYDLYYKQWFRVNPLMSLCPWQDNDNPVIESIVPYEEYGVPIETGGDGSYDFPWIVPGNFDLRVHAHDVLPSWSGHKAGILWMTLDVRDEWSWNPVLLDIFGFYFFYLSGEQTHTESQNAAGLSNLYDVYTSTQSDYYYWATNYFRCVDPAADWAIMASDLDLDKKYSITIGCYDYDGNSTTRTVWVQRYWQSWPAPDCGAITSNCQGYSIGDINLNHVCYEIGDFIKLQNYLIYGPGVFKPGLEDCALSNSDINCDGQPGTAADLWFLLSIVTGDELPPVGPKLSPYTHSAEVTSKVESDMLRVSITSPVDLGAALFVFRGDNLPTRKPVLAVGNDGMQIRSAVHDGEFRVLISPNIVRPGTIAAGTHEVFTVPLTGTQELKLTEVQLSDTHGATVSANLPGVAPPKDFAVLQNYPNPFNAGTVIPLDLKQPSDWSVVIYNVLGQAVRALSGIGDPGRVNVTWDGRDRNGIAVPSGVYFYRASVGDYAAAREMVVLR